The following proteins come from a genomic window of Astatotilapia calliptera chromosome 11, fAstCal1.2, whole genome shotgun sequence:
- the emg1 gene encoding ribosomal RNA small subunit methyltransferase NEP1 — MAAGNGKKRGLEHLDEYEPKPAKHLRSLHDRMAERRLVVILEGASLETVKVGKTFELLNCDQHKNMIIKSGRDPGKIRPDITHQCLLMLMDSPLNRAGLLQVYIHTEKNALIEINPQTRIPRTFTRFCGLMVQLLHKLSVRAADGPQKLLRMIKNPVSDHLPPGCPRISTSFSSGEAVCPRTLVPEGPAAVVIGAFAHGAVNVDYTEKTVSISNYPLSAALTCAKMCSAFEEVWGIL; from the exons ATGGCGGCGGGTAATGGGAAGAAGCGTGGTCTTGAACATTTGGACGAATATGAACCTAAACCAGCCAAACATCTCCGCAGCCTGCACGACCGCATGGCGGAGAGGAGGCTGGTGGTTATTCTGGAGGGAGCGTCGTTAGAGACGGTGAAG gTCGGGAAAACATTTGAGCTGTTAAATTGCGACCAACACAAAAATATGATCATCAAAAGTGGAAGAGATCCCGGAAAAATAAGACCAGATATCACACATCAG TGTTTGCTCATGCTGATGGACAGTCCGTTGAACAGGGCGGGGCTGTTGCAGGTTTACatccacacagagaaaaacgcTTTAATCGAGATCAACCCGCAGACCCGCATCCCAAGAACATTCACACGTTTCTGTGGCCTTATGG TTCAGCTGCTGCACAAGCTGAGTGTCAGGGCTGCTGATGGTCCTcagaagctcctgaggatgatTAAAAATCCAGTGTCTGATCACCTACCTCCCGGCTGCCCTCGTATCAGCACCTCCTTCTCTTCAGGAGAGGCCGTGTGCCCACGGACTTTGGTACCAGAGGGACCAGCTGCAGTGGTGATTGGAGCATTCGCACATGGAGCG GTTAACGTGGACTACACAGAGAAGACAGTGTCCATCAGTAACTACCCCCTGTCTGCAGCACTGACCTGTGCCAAGATGTGCTCTGCCTTTGAGGAGGTGTGGGGCATCCTGTGA
- the nop2 gene encoding 28S rRNA (cytosine(4447)-C(5))-methyltransferase, whose translation MGRKLDPSKKLKKGPGKKTRKQQGAETELAKFITDEDTGSKRLSSRARKRAAKRIQSLKKPKDVAEEKPKKGFTDENSKWLKPSKRKRKIDEQESEDDSDEHWEEEDDDEEEEEKVVEKKGGKDQQKKGVKGVKKEADDEDDDDGDDDDDEDDDDGDDDDDEGDDDDDGDDDDDDDDMVDDYGVQDDSDEAAEDDSDGEDLLPIERAAKKEKKQKKSKAPDSDEDDDDEEDEDDDEEEEEQESDADMDEEDELKTNIDEEDKFRLPKPEEGLLPLDLKAIYQRIKDNIDLLCNFSTKREEGKDRADYISLLKKDLCTYYSYNEFLIEKFMDLFPLSELVDFLEANEIHRPVTIRTNTLKTRRRDLAQALINRGVNLDPLGKWSKVGLVIYDSSVPIGATPEYLAGHYMLQGASSFLPVMALSPQEGELVLDMSSAPGGKTTYIAQLMRNTGVIVANDANAERLKSVVGNIHRLGVTNTVVCNYDGREFPKVMGGFDRVLLDAPCSGTGVIAKDPAVKTSKDEVDINRCAHLQKELILSAIDSVNADSPSGGYLVYCTCSITVEENEWVVDYALKKRNVKLVPTGLDFGKEGFTNFKKFRFHPTLRLTRRFYSHSHNMDGFFVAKLKKFSNIIPTAPPGNEDEKAEAPETTAATEAPEEKRSNSDKTKKTVLNKAGGLKQENKANGTAVTKKAIINSQGKKELHTGPKKAKVAKMDGETVKGTEAKKATDDGKASKADTKEGSRFEKKQATKRKTPMKAKNRMGKNKFNKLKHMLQKQ comes from the exons ATGGGTCGGAAGTTGGATCCCTCCAAGAAGTTGAAGAAAGGTCCGGGTAAAAAAACCCGGAAGCAGCAGGGAGCAGAGACAGAGTTGGCCAAGTTTATAACTGATG AGGACACTGGATCAAAACGTCTCTCAAGTAGAGCCAGAAAAAG aGCTGCAAAGAGAATCCAGAGTTTGAAAAAGCCCAAAGATGTTGCTGAGGAAAAGCCTAAGAAAG GGTTCACAGATGAGAACAGCAAATGGTTGAAACCGTCAAAGAGGAAGCGCAAGATTGATGAACAAGAAAGTGAGGATGACAGTGATGAACACtgggaagaagaagatgatgatgaggaggaggaagaaaaggttGTAGAAAAGAAGGGAGGCAAAGACCAGCAGAAGAAGGGTGTAAAAGGAGTGAAAAAAGAGGCCGATGATGAAGACGATGACGAtggcgatgatgatgatgatgaagacgaTGATGAtggcgatgatgatgatgatgaaggcgatgatgatgatgacggcgatgatgatgatgatgatgatgacatggTTGATGACTATGGTGTTCAGGATGACAGCGATGAAGCAGCAGAAGATGACAGTGATGGAGAGGAT CTTCTTCCCATTGAACGTGCagccaagaaagaaaaaaagcagaaaaagtccAAGGCTCCTGATAGTGATGAAGATGACgatgatgaagaggatgaggatgatgacgaggaggaggaggaacaggAATCTGATGCTGACATGGATGAAGAAGatgaactaaaaacaaacattgacgAAGAAGATAAATTCAGGCTTCCTAAACCAGAGGAGG GACTTCTGCCTCTAGACCTGAAGGCAATCTATCAGCGGATAAAGGACAACATTGACCTCCTGTGCAATTTCTCAACAAAAAGAGAGGAGGGGAAAGACCGAGCAGACTACATCTCACTTCTGAAAAAAGATCTCTGCACCTATTACAGCTACAACGAGTTCCTCATTGAAAAATTTATGGACCTATTCCCTCTTTCAGAG CTGGTTGATTTCCTCGAGGCCAATGAAATTCATAGACCTGTCACTATTCGAACCAATACACTGAAAACAAGGAGGCGGGACCTTGCACAG GCTTTAATCAACAGAGGAGTGAACCTTGATCCACTGGGGAAATGGTCTAAAGTGGGGTTGGTTATCTATGACTCCTCAGTACCTATAG GTGCAACTCCGGAGTATCTGGCCGGTCATTACATGCTCCAAGGAGCCTCCAGCTTTCTGCCAGTCATGGCGCTGTCTCCACAGGAGGGAGAGTTGGTATTAGACATGAGCTCAGCTCCAGGAGGAAAGACTACCTATATTG CTCAGCTGATGAGAAACACGGGGGTAATAGTGGCTAATGATGCCAATGCTGAAAGACTGAAGAGTGTGGTGGGAAACATCCACCGTCTGGGGGTCACCAACACTGTGGTCTGCAACTATGACGGCAGAGAGTTCCCAAAG GTCATGGGTGGCTTTGATAGAGTGCTGCTTGATGCACCCTGCTCAGGCACAGGCGTCATTGCTAAAGATCCAGCTGTGAAGACGAGCAAG GATGAGGTGGATATCAATCGTTGTGCTCACTTGCAGAAAGAATTGATTCTGTCTGCCATCGACTCGGTCAATGCTGATTCCCCATCGGGAGGATATCTGGTCTACTGCACGTGTTCAATAACT GTGGAGGAGAATGAATGGGTGGTGGACTAcgctttaaagaaaagaaacgtcAAATTAGTTCCCACAGGACTCGACTTTGGCAAGGAAGGCTTCACCAA ttTCAAAAAGTTCAGGTTCCATCCAACTCTGCGACTCACGCGACGATTTTACTCTCACTCCCACAACATGGATGGATTCTTTGTGGCCAAGCTGAAGAAGTTCTCCAACATTATTCCAACTGCACCACCAGGGAATG aagATGAGAAGGCAGAGGCTCCTGAGACGACAGCGGCCACAGAAGCTCCTGAAGAGAAAAGGTCCAATAGCGACAAGACAAAGAAGACTGTCCTCAACAAGGCAGGCGGCCTGAAGCAAGAAAACAAAGCCAATGGAACAGCAGTCACGAAAAAAGCAATCATCAACTCACAAGGCAAAAAGGAGTTGCATACTGGACCAAAAAAGGCAAAAGTCGCCAAGATGGATGGAGAAACTGTGAAGGGCACAGAAGCCAAGAAGGCAACAGATGATGGTAAAGCATCAAAAGCTGACACAAAGGAAGGAAGCAGGTTTGAGAAAAAGCAGGCCACAAAGAGGAAAACACCCATGAAGGCCAAGAACAGAATGGGGAAGAATAAATTCAACAAGTTGAAGCACATGttgcaaaaacaataa
- the LOC113032315 gene encoding histone H1-like, whose amino-acid sequence MRRKATVTNSTQLSALGNGASEKSGENTHLKVIKQIERPSKTPAGKGLGKAGAKRLGRLLKRAIPNQDEATGKANASLPKTPVRLFKHQIQTEAGNAPKTNSAKPTSPHISQLILSVVSQCKHRGGISMAELKQMLAAGGYDVAKNNRRVNIETKRLVNNETLVRTTRNASFRLNHKKLTDIIQVRTIPVKTPKPKAELKLTPKTATSKSPKGAENQKRRVLKPNQTKPKSKSHQTRATPRKVRSPKLKPKPRRMAVTSPKLKCKPRRMAVTAHKLTRKTRKAAAKSHKQRRKTTKGRKSPKPAGKKRRPATNRGARVRKVPRKAQKTRRRRPNQVQNRHKKQARRRLPKSKLRSRKGTYYYR is encoded by the exons ATGCGGAGGAAAGCCACTGTTACAAACTCCACGCAGCTGAGTGCACTGGGAAATGGTGCGAGCGAGAAGTcaggagaaaacacacatttgaagGTGATAAAACAGATAGAAAGACCTTCTAAAACTCCAGCTGGGAAAGGCCTCGGAAAAGCAGGAGCCAAACGTTTGGGCCGACTACTGAAACGAGCTATCCCTAACCAGGATGAGGCGACAGGAAAGGCGAACGCTTCTCTTCCCA AGACTCCCGTCCGGCTTTTCAAGCATCAGATTCAAACAGAGGCTGGAAATGCACCCAAGACAAATTCCGCAAAGCCAACCTCGCCTCACATCTCCCAGCTCATCCTCAGTGTGGTTTCCCAGTGCAAACACAGAGGCGGCATCTCCATGGCAGAACTCAAACAGATGCTGGCAGCTGGAGGCTATGATGTGGCCAAGAACAACAGGCGAGTGAACATAGAGACCAAGAGGCTGGTTAACAACGAGACACTTGTACGAACTACAAGAAATGCATCATTCAGACTCAACCATAAG AAGCTGACAGACATAATTCAAGTAAGGACGATCCCAGTGAAGACTCCAAAGCCAAAAGCAGAGCTGAAGCTGACTCCGAAAACAGCAACAAGCAAATCCCCCAAAGGAGCAGAGAACCAAAAGAGACGAGTATTAAagccaaaccaaaccaaaccaaagagCAAATCACACCAAACAAGGGCAACACCTCGAAAAGTTAGATCACCCAAACTAAAACCTAAGCCTCGCAGAATGGCGGTCACATCACCCAAACTAAAATGCAAGCCTCGCAGAATGGCGGTCACAGCGCACAAACTAACACGCAAAACTCGCAAAGCGGCAGCCaaatcacacaaacaaagaAGGAAGACAACCAAAGGAAGAAAATCACCAAAACCTGCTGGCAAGAAACGCAGACCTGCAACAAACAGGGGCGCACGAGTTCGAAAGGTACCGAGGAAGGCTCAAAAGACTCGGAGACGCCGACCAAACCAAGTTCAAAATCGACATAAAAAGCAAGCAAGACGAAGGCTTCCAAAATCAAAGTTGAGATCGAGGAAAGGCACTTACTACTACCGCTAG
- the kel gene encoding kell blood group glycoprotein isoform X3, which translates to MSETELEILQQLESDRQRLHMSYSNIEHRVKPVWMKHRKWLLFLLSCILLAGMVGLINHLAHHFHTVTPCLSPACQWASARLSTSADPFTQPCDYFLFTCGSDRLLLDSERRQRSHGFTLHAENQRKSVQSKQEDGGLRENKTLSRKAVLLQYLKKILETDSGMNSSAVQKTKGFYNSCLDTKSIETAGADPFLSLIKKLGGWAVSGQWNQTDFNTTLGLLMRDYNTFPFFNIYVGKDPYEAARGINKKYIQIDQPDLLIPIEWNSKTEKSRAKTETLRPFLASCQQYLNLLGAPKSSSLIHVGSFVSLSSQLAVASSPLDSRLSKGQLYQHMTIKELQRQAPAIDWLGCLQAAFHPLPLSADDDVLLHNLPYIVQMSNTIIKWQNKPELSNSAPLHTFMVLNLLHTLMPAMDSRFFETAKNFSMALGNSEEEAPRWKHCVLETERGFDSVLTHLLSKVTAQKEAEKIIQSVFHSFKSKLNEFEWTDQTSRQLVMEKVDSAIPKLWTTKEPSSEAKLDLLFSELLSLRQKKRIEVLITEPEDIDILSVTPFLFGKKLLFPLGMFVPPLFHPTYPRAINYGAAGFLVAKDILHLLLPDISSQSKTVNAVGECVWTHYLTVSEKAGRGGGFPLSAAQQQEVWVQYTALQVALQAYHQNLMQQPNDTSLSGISYTRLFFRSFSQINCEADPYRDSMPFKPSFLITVICAKYNLCPTSPQCSIQTKQNSLQAC; encoded by the exons ATGAGTGAAACAGAGCTTGAG ATCCTGCAACAACTCGAGTCTGACCGACAGCGACTGCATATGTCATACTCTAACATCGAGCACCGAGTAAAACCAGTGTGGATGAAACATCGAAAATGGCTACTTTTCCTCTTAAGCTGCATCTTACTTGCTGGCATGGTGGGACTAATCAACCATCTGGCTCACCATTTCCACACTG TTACTCCGTGTCTCTCTCCTGCCTGTCAGTGGGCTTCAGCCCGTCTCTCCACATCTGCTGATCCCTTCACGCAACCCTGTGATTACTTTCTGTTCACATGTGGATCAGACAGACTTTTGCTGGACAGTGAAAGGCGACAAAGAAGTCATGGTTTTACTTTACATGCAGAAAACCAAAGAAAGTCTGTGCAGTCAAAGCAGGAAGACGGAGGACTAAGAGAGAATAAAACACTGAGCAGAAAAGCTGTGTTGCTGCAGTATCTCAAGAAGATTTTAG AAACAGACAGCGGGATGAATAGTTCAGCAGTGCAGAAGACTAAAGGATTCTACAATTCCTGTCTGGATACAAAATCTATAGAAACTGCTGGCGCAGACCCCTTCCTCTCACTCATAAAGAAA CTGGGAGGCTGGGCCGTATCGGGGCAGTGGAATCAGACTGATTTCAACACCACCTTGGGATTGCTAATGAGAGACTACAATACCTTTCCATTCTTCAACATCTATGTGGGCAAAGACCCTTATGAAGCAGCACGTGGGattaacaaaaaatacatacag ATTGATCAACCTGATTTGTTGATCCCAATTGAATGGAACAGCAAGACAGAGAAGTCTAGAGCTAAAACTGAG ACTCTACGTCCTTTCTTGGCCTCGTGTCAGCAATACCTCAACCTGCTGGGTGCCCCGAAGAGCAGCAGCTTGATCCATGTGGGCTCTTTCgtctctctgtcctctcagCTTGCTGTGGCATCTTCACCCCTGGACTCTCGCCTGTCCAAAGGACAGCTCTACCAGCACATGACCATCAAAGAGCTACAG AGACAAGCCCCTGCTATTGATTGGTTGGGCTGCCTCCAGGCTGCTTTCCATCCCCTGCCCCTCAGCGCAGATGACGATGTCCTTCTGCATAACTTACCCTACATCGTGCAGATGTCCAACACCATCATCAAATGGCAGAACAAGCCTGAACTGAGCAACAG CGCTCCCCTTCATACTTTTATGGTCCTCAATCTGCTGCACACCCTGATGCCTGCCATGGACTCCAGATTTTTTGAAACAGCAAAGAACTTTTCTATGGCTTTGGGTAACAGTGAAGAG GAAGCTCCTCGCTGGAAACACTGTGTGCTGGAAACTGAGAGAGGATTTGATTCAGTTCTCACACATCTTCTCAGTAAAGTGACAGCACAGAAGGAG GCAGAGAAGATTATTCAAAGTGTTTTTCACTCCTTCAAGTCCAAACTAAATGAGTTTGAGTGGACAGATCAGACATCTCGTCAGCTTGTCATGGAAAAG GTTGATTCTGCAATTCCAAAACTATGGACTACAAAGGAGCCCTCTAGTGAAGCCAAGCTTGACCTGCTTTTTTCGGAG CTTCTATCCCTGCGGCAGAAGAAACGCATTGAAGTCCTGATCACCGAGCCTGAGGATATTGATAT ACTGTCTGTCACACCATTTCTCTTTGGTAAAAAGCTCCTCTTTCCCTTGGGAATGTTTGTACCTCCACTTTTCCATCCAACCTATCCTAG AGCCATTAATTATGGTGCAGCTGGTTTCCTTGTTGCTAAAGATATCCTCCACCTGCTTCTGCCTGACA TTTCGTCTCAAAGTAAGACCGTGAATGCTGTGGGTGAATGTGTGTGGACTCACTACCTCACAGTGTCAGAAAAGGCAGGCAGAGGTGGAGGGTTTCCGCTGTCAGCAGCACAGCAACAGGAGGTGTGGGTGCAGTATACTGCACTGCAGGTAGCGCTGCAG GCTTATCATCAGAATCTAATGCAACAGCCTAATGACACGTCTCTCTCAGGAATCTCATATACTCGCTTGTTCTTTAGATCCTTTTCTCAG ATTAACTGTGAAGCTGATCCATACCGTGACTCCATGCCTTTTAAACCTTCCTTCTTGATCACAGTCATTTGTGCCAAATATAACCTGTGTCCTACAAGCCCGCAGTGCTCCATTCAAACCAAGCAGAATTCATTACAAGCATGCTGA
- the kel gene encoding kell blood group glycoprotein isoform X2, which yields MSETELEILQQLESDRQRLHMSYSNIEHRVKPVWMKHRKWLLFLLSCILLAGMVGLINHLAHHFHTVTPCLSPACQWASARLSTSADPFTQPCDYFLFTCGSDRLLLDSERRQRSHGFTLHAENQRKSVQSKQEDGGLRENKTLSRKAVLLQYLKKILETDSGMNSSAVQKTKGFYNSCLDTKSIETAGADPFLSLIKKLGGWAVSGQWNQTDFNTTLGLLMRDYNTFPFFNIYVGKDPYEAARGINKKYIQIDQPDLLIPIEWNSKTEKSRAKTETLRPFLASCQQYLNLLGAPKSSSLIHVGSFVSLSSQLAVASSPLDSRLSKGQLYQHMTIKELQRQAPAIDWLGCLQAAFHPLPLSADDDVLLHNLPYIVQMSNTIIKWQNKPELSNSAPLHTFMVLNLLHTLMPAMDSRFFETAKNFSMALGNSEEEAPRWKHCVLETERGFDSVLTHLLSKVTAQKEAEKIIQSVFHSFKSKLNEFEWTDQTSRQLVMEKVDSAIPKLWTTKEPSSEAKLDLLFSEMIVSNQNFFSNYVQLLSLRQKKRIEVLITEPEDIDILSVTPFLFGKKLLFPLGMFVPPLFHPTYPRAINYGAAGFLVAKDILHLLLPDISSQSKTVNAVGECVWTHYLTVSEKAGRGGGFPLSAAQQQEVWVQYTALQVALQAYHQNLMQQPNDTSLSGISYTRLFFRSFSQINCEADPYRDSMPFKPSFLITVICAKYNLCPTSPQCSIQTKQNSLQAC from the exons ATGAGTGAAACAGAGCTTGAG ATCCTGCAACAACTCGAGTCTGACCGACAGCGACTGCATATGTCATACTCTAACATCGAGCACCGAGTAAAACCAGTGTGGATGAAACATCGAAAATGGCTACTTTTCCTCTTAAGCTGCATCTTACTTGCTGGCATGGTGGGACTAATCAACCATCTGGCTCACCATTTCCACACTG TTACTCCGTGTCTCTCTCCTGCCTGTCAGTGGGCTTCAGCCCGTCTCTCCACATCTGCTGATCCCTTCACGCAACCCTGTGATTACTTTCTGTTCACATGTGGATCAGACAGACTTTTGCTGGACAGTGAAAGGCGACAAAGAAGTCATGGTTTTACTTTACATGCAGAAAACCAAAGAAAGTCTGTGCAGTCAAAGCAGGAAGACGGAGGACTAAGAGAGAATAAAACACTGAGCAGAAAAGCTGTGTTGCTGCAGTATCTCAAGAAGATTTTAG AAACAGACAGCGGGATGAATAGTTCAGCAGTGCAGAAGACTAAAGGATTCTACAATTCCTGTCTGGATACAAAATCTATAGAAACTGCTGGCGCAGACCCCTTCCTCTCACTCATAAAGAAA CTGGGAGGCTGGGCCGTATCGGGGCAGTGGAATCAGACTGATTTCAACACCACCTTGGGATTGCTAATGAGAGACTACAATACCTTTCCATTCTTCAACATCTATGTGGGCAAAGACCCTTATGAAGCAGCACGTGGGattaacaaaaaatacatacag ATTGATCAACCTGATTTGTTGATCCCAATTGAATGGAACAGCAAGACAGAGAAGTCTAGAGCTAAAACTGAG ACTCTACGTCCTTTCTTGGCCTCGTGTCAGCAATACCTCAACCTGCTGGGTGCCCCGAAGAGCAGCAGCTTGATCCATGTGGGCTCTTTCgtctctctgtcctctcagCTTGCTGTGGCATCTTCACCCCTGGACTCTCGCCTGTCCAAAGGACAGCTCTACCAGCACATGACCATCAAAGAGCTACAG AGACAAGCCCCTGCTATTGATTGGTTGGGCTGCCTCCAGGCTGCTTTCCATCCCCTGCCCCTCAGCGCAGATGACGATGTCCTTCTGCATAACTTACCCTACATCGTGCAGATGTCCAACACCATCATCAAATGGCAGAACAAGCCTGAACTGAGCAACAG CGCTCCCCTTCATACTTTTATGGTCCTCAATCTGCTGCACACCCTGATGCCTGCCATGGACTCCAGATTTTTTGAAACAGCAAAGAACTTTTCTATGGCTTTGGGTAACAGTGAAGAG GAAGCTCCTCGCTGGAAACACTGTGTGCTGGAAACTGAGAGAGGATTTGATTCAGTTCTCACACATCTTCTCAGTAAAGTGACAGCACAGAAGGAG GCAGAGAAGATTATTCAAAGTGTTTTTCACTCCTTCAAGTCCAAACTAAATGAGTTTGAGTGGACAGATCAGACATCTCGTCAGCTTGTCATGGAAAAG GTTGATTCTGCAATTCCAAAACTATGGACTACAAAGGAGCCCTCTAGTGAAGCCAAGCTTGACCTGCTTTTTTCGGAG ATGATAGTCAGCAACCAAAACTTCTTCTCCAACTATGTCCAGCTTCTATCCCTGCGGCAGAAGAAACGCATTGAAGTCCTGATCACCGAGCCTGAGGATATTGATAT ACTGTCTGTCACACCATTTCTCTTTGGTAAAAAGCTCCTCTTTCCCTTGGGAATGTTTGTACCTCCACTTTTCCATCCAACCTATCCTAG AGCCATTAATTATGGTGCAGCTGGTTTCCTTGTTGCTAAAGATATCCTCCACCTGCTTCTGCCTGACA TTTCGTCTCAAAGTAAGACCGTGAATGCTGTGGGTGAATGTGTGTGGACTCACTACCTCACAGTGTCAGAAAAGGCAGGCAGAGGTGGAGGGTTTCCGCTGTCAGCAGCACAGCAACAGGAGGTGTGGGTGCAGTATACTGCACTGCAGGTAGCGCTGCAG GCTTATCATCAGAATCTAATGCAACAGCCTAATGACACGTCTCTCTCAGGAATCTCATATACTCGCTTGTTCTTTAGATCCTTTTCTCAG ATTAACTGTGAAGCTGATCCATACCGTGACTCCATGCCTTTTAAACCTTCCTTCTTGATCACAGTCATTTGTGCCAAATATAACCTGTGTCCTACAAGCCCGCAGTGCTCCATTCAAACCAAGCAGAATTCATTACAAGCATGCTGA
- the kel gene encoding kell blood group glycoprotein isoform X1, producing MSETELELHPEPGRVQPSPLLQLLTHYPHQILQQLESDRQRLHMSYSNIEHRVKPVWMKHRKWLLFLLSCILLAGMVGLINHLAHHFHTVTPCLSPACQWASARLSTSADPFTQPCDYFLFTCGSDRLLLDSERRQRSHGFTLHAENQRKSVQSKQEDGGLRENKTLSRKAVLLQYLKKILETDSGMNSSAVQKTKGFYNSCLDTKSIETAGADPFLSLIKKLGGWAVSGQWNQTDFNTTLGLLMRDYNTFPFFNIYVGKDPYEAARGINKKYIQIDQPDLLIPIEWNSKTEKSRAKTETLRPFLASCQQYLNLLGAPKSSSLIHVGSFVSLSSQLAVASSPLDSRLSKGQLYQHMTIKELQRQAPAIDWLGCLQAAFHPLPLSADDDVLLHNLPYIVQMSNTIIKWQNKPELSNSAPLHTFMVLNLLHTLMPAMDSRFFETAKNFSMALGNSEEEAPRWKHCVLETERGFDSVLTHLLSKVTAQKEAEKIIQSVFHSFKSKLNEFEWTDQTSRQLVMEKVDSAIPKLWTTKEPSSEAKLDLLFSEMIVSNQNFFSNYVQLLSLRQKKRIEVLITEPEDIDILSVTPFLFGKKLLFPLGMFVPPLFHPTYPRAINYGAAGFLVAKDILHLLLPDISSQSKTVNAVGECVWTHYLTVSEKAGRGGGFPLSAAQQQEVWVQYTALQVALQAYHQNLMQQPNDTSLSGISYTRLFFRSFSQINCEADPYRDSMPFKPSFLITVICAKYNLCPTSPQCSIQTKQNSLQAC from the exons ATGAGTGAAACAGAGCTTGAG CTGCATCCAGAACCTGGGAGGGTTCAGCCTTCCCCTCTACTGCAACTGCTCACTCATTATCCCCACCAGATCCTGCAACAACTCGAGTCTGACCGACAGCGACTGCATATGTCATACTCTAACATCGAGCACCGAGTAAAACCAGTGTGGATGAAACATCGAAAATGGCTACTTTTCCTCTTAAGCTGCATCTTACTTGCTGGCATGGTGGGACTAATCAACCATCTGGCTCACCATTTCCACACTG TTACTCCGTGTCTCTCTCCTGCCTGTCAGTGGGCTTCAGCCCGTCTCTCCACATCTGCTGATCCCTTCACGCAACCCTGTGATTACTTTCTGTTCACATGTGGATCAGACAGACTTTTGCTGGACAGTGAAAGGCGACAAAGAAGTCATGGTTTTACTTTACATGCAGAAAACCAAAGAAAGTCTGTGCAGTCAAAGCAGGAAGACGGAGGACTAAGAGAGAATAAAACACTGAGCAGAAAAGCTGTGTTGCTGCAGTATCTCAAGAAGATTTTAG AAACAGACAGCGGGATGAATAGTTCAGCAGTGCAGAAGACTAAAGGATTCTACAATTCCTGTCTGGATACAAAATCTATAGAAACTGCTGGCGCAGACCCCTTCCTCTCACTCATAAAGAAA CTGGGAGGCTGGGCCGTATCGGGGCAGTGGAATCAGACTGATTTCAACACCACCTTGGGATTGCTAATGAGAGACTACAATACCTTTCCATTCTTCAACATCTATGTGGGCAAAGACCCTTATGAAGCAGCACGTGGGattaacaaaaaatacatacag ATTGATCAACCTGATTTGTTGATCCCAATTGAATGGAACAGCAAGACAGAGAAGTCTAGAGCTAAAACTGAG ACTCTACGTCCTTTCTTGGCCTCGTGTCAGCAATACCTCAACCTGCTGGGTGCCCCGAAGAGCAGCAGCTTGATCCATGTGGGCTCTTTCgtctctctgtcctctcagCTTGCTGTGGCATCTTCACCCCTGGACTCTCGCCTGTCCAAAGGACAGCTCTACCAGCACATGACCATCAAAGAGCTACAG AGACAAGCCCCTGCTATTGATTGGTTGGGCTGCCTCCAGGCTGCTTTCCATCCCCTGCCCCTCAGCGCAGATGACGATGTCCTTCTGCATAACTTACCCTACATCGTGCAGATGTCCAACACCATCATCAAATGGCAGAACAAGCCTGAACTGAGCAACAG CGCTCCCCTTCATACTTTTATGGTCCTCAATCTGCTGCACACCCTGATGCCTGCCATGGACTCCAGATTTTTTGAAACAGCAAAGAACTTTTCTATGGCTTTGGGTAACAGTGAAGAG GAAGCTCCTCGCTGGAAACACTGTGTGCTGGAAACTGAGAGAGGATTTGATTCAGTTCTCACACATCTTCTCAGTAAAGTGACAGCACAGAAGGAG GCAGAGAAGATTATTCAAAGTGTTTTTCACTCCTTCAAGTCCAAACTAAATGAGTTTGAGTGGACAGATCAGACATCTCGTCAGCTTGTCATGGAAAAG GTTGATTCTGCAATTCCAAAACTATGGACTACAAAGGAGCCCTCTAGTGAAGCCAAGCTTGACCTGCTTTTTTCGGAG ATGATAGTCAGCAACCAAAACTTCTTCTCCAACTATGTCCAGCTTCTATCCCTGCGGCAGAAGAAACGCATTGAAGTCCTGATCACCGAGCCTGAGGATATTGATAT ACTGTCTGTCACACCATTTCTCTTTGGTAAAAAGCTCCTCTTTCCCTTGGGAATGTTTGTACCTCCACTTTTCCATCCAACCTATCCTAG AGCCATTAATTATGGTGCAGCTGGTTTCCTTGTTGCTAAAGATATCCTCCACCTGCTTCTGCCTGACA TTTCGTCTCAAAGTAAGACCGTGAATGCTGTGGGTGAATGTGTGTGGACTCACTACCTCACAGTGTCAGAAAAGGCAGGCAGAGGTGGAGGGTTTCCGCTGTCAGCAGCACAGCAACAGGAGGTGTGGGTGCAGTATACTGCACTGCAGGTAGCGCTGCAG GCTTATCATCAGAATCTAATGCAACAGCCTAATGACACGTCTCTCTCAGGAATCTCATATACTCGCTTGTTCTTTAGATCCTTTTCTCAG ATTAACTGTGAAGCTGATCCATACCGTGACTCCATGCCTTTTAAACCTTCCTTCTTGATCACAGTCATTTGTGCCAAATATAACCTGTGTCCTACAAGCCCGCAGTGCTCCATTCAAACCAAGCAGAATTCATTACAAGCATGCTGA